In Nematostella vectensis chromosome 2, jaNemVect1.1, whole genome shotgun sequence, one genomic interval encodes:
- the LOC5521105 gene encoding neurogenic locus notch homolog protein 1 isoform X42, which translates to MATPFLSLAVALLALGYTVVAHRECQHYKVLNTADRASTRSQGNVLKCDQKEILTKAWYRFEGAAGSAMPTSPVPINRCGTHAPGWMEGSHPTVAEGIVTRKVCYHWSGKPCHWNNAIRVRSCGGFYVYELNRPPVCHLRYCGNGVSAPSKPLECRSYKKLDTADRAAGRPRGNVLKCDQKEILTKAWYRFEGAAGSAMPTSLVPINRCGTHAPGWMEGSHPTVAEGIVTRKVCYHWSGKTCHWNNAIRVRNCGGFYVYELNRPPVCHLRYCGNAEFDVNECSKNPCKNGGVCKNEHGGYSCACKAGFTGKNCEQDVNECSVNPCKNGGVCKNEHGGYSCACKAGFTGKNCEQAPSKPLECRSYKKLDTADRAAGRPRGNVLKCDQKEILTKAWYRFEGAAGSAMPTSLVPINRCGTHAPGWMEGSHPTVAEGIVVRKVCYHWSGKTCHWNNAIRVRNCGGFYVYELNRPPVCHLRYCGNAEFDVNECSKNPCKNGGVCKNEHGGYSCACKVGFTGKNCEQDVNECSVNPCKNGGVCKNEHGGYSCACKAGFTGKNCEQDVNECSVNPCKNGGVCKNEHGGYSCACKAGFTGKNCEQAPSKPRECRSYKKLDTADRAAGRPRGNVLKCDQKEILTKAWYRFEGAAGSAMPTSLVPINRCGTHAPGWMEGSHPTVAEGIVVRKVCYHWSGKTCHWNNAIRVRNCGGFYVYELNRPPVCHLRYCGNAEFDVNECSINPCKNGGVCKNEHGGYSCACKAGFTGKNCEQDVNECSVNPCKNGGVCKNEHGGYSCACKAGFTGKNCEQAPSKPRECRSYKKLDTADRAAGRPRGNVLKCDQKEILTKAWYRFEGAAGSAMPTSLVPINRCGTHAPGWMEGSHPTVAEGIVVRKVCYHWSGKTCHWNNAIRVRNCGGFYVYELNRPPVCHLRYCGNAEFDVNECSINPCKNGGVCKNEHGGYSCACKAGFTGKNCEQDVNECSVNPCKNGGVCKNEHGGYSCACKAGFTGKNCEQAPSKPLECRSYKKLDTADRAAGRPRGNVLKCDQKEILTKAWYRFEGAAGSAMPTSLVPINRCGTHAPGWMEGSHPTVAEGIVTRKVCYHWSGKTCHWNNAIRVRNCGGFYVYELNRPPVCHLRYCGNAEFETCSSKPCKNGGTCREVNGAYSCTCKSGFTGKNCEQDVNECSKNPCKNGGVCKNEHGGYSCACKVGFTGKICEQDVNECSENPCKNGGVCKNEHGGYSCACKAGFTGKNCEQDVNECSENPCKNGGVCKNEHGGYSCACKAGFTGKNCEQDVNECSKNPCQNGGVCKNEHGGYSCACKAGFTGKICEQDVNECNKNPCQNGGVCKNEHGGYSCTCKAGFTGKNCEQDVNECSKYPCQNGGVCKNEHGGYSCACKAEFTGKNCEQDVNECSKNPCKNGGVCKNEHGGYSCTCKAGFTGKTCEQDVNECSKNPCKNGGVCKNEHGGYSCACKAEFTGKNCEQDVNECSKNPCKNGGVCKNEHGGYSCTCKAGFTGKICEQDVNECSKNPCKNGGVCKNEHGGHSCTCKAGFTGKNCEQDVNECSKNPCKNGGVCKNEHGGYSCTCKAGFTGKNCEQDVNECSTNPCQNGGVCKNEHGGYSCVCKAGFTGKNCEQDVDECAGVNPCHHGGVCSNSHGGYSCKCASGYTGKNCEQDKNECKVNPCLNNGKCINTPGSYKCNCIDEYTGKHCETEPQEPGAPKYKELGCYKDNGNDKNKPRRTIPEMIANFRPQIDWHDMSKTVNECAKHAKEKGYEIFGVQFYGECYSGPTAEIDYERDGKAERGKCWAGVGGPSTNMVYRIE; encoded by the exons ATGGCGACTCCTTTCCTATCGCTAGCAGTTGCACTGCT GGCCTTGGGTTACACGGTTGTTGCACATAGag AGTGTCAGCATTATAAAGTATTAAACACCGCCGACCGTGCGTCAACAAGGTCCCAAGGTAACGTCCTCAAATGTGATCAGAAAGAGATCCTAACCAAGGCCTGGTACCGATTTGAAGGCGCCGCCGGGTCTGCCATGCCTACATCGCCCGTCCCTATCAACAGGTGTGGTACCCACGCTCCGGGCTGGATGGAGGGATCACACCCAACAGTCGCAGAGGGTATTGTCACCCGTAAAGTCTGTTATCACTGGAGTGGTAAACCCTGCCATTGGAACAACGCTATTCGCGTCAGAAGCTGTGGGGGGTTTTACGTGTACGAGCTCAACAGACCGCCTGTTTGTCATCTTCGTTACTGTGGCAACGGAGTATCAG cccCGTCGAAACCACTAG AATGCCGAAGCTACAAAAAGCTCGACACAGCAGACCGTGCAGCTGGGAGACCGAGGGGTAACGTCCTCAAATGTGATCAGAAAGAGATCCTAACCAAGGCCTGGTACCGATTTGAAGGCGCCGCCGGGTCTGCCATGCCTACATCGCTCGTCCCTATCAACAGATGTGGTACCCACGCTCCGGGCTGGATGGAGGGATCACACCCAACAGTTGCAGAGGGTATTGTCACCCGTAAAGTCTGTTATCACTGGAGTGGTAAAACCTGCCATTGGAACAACGCTATTCGCGTCAGAAACTGTGGGGGTTTTTACGTGTACGAGCTCAACAGACCGCCTGTCTGTCATCTTCGTTACTGTGGCAACGCGGAATTTG ATGTGAATGAATGCAGCAAAAATCCGTGCAAAAATGGCGGAGTATGCAAAAACGAACATGGTGGATACTCTTGTGCTTGCAAAGCAGGATTCACGGGCAAAAACTGTGAACAAG ATGTGAATGAATGCAGCGTAAACCCGTGCAAAAATGGCGGAGTATGCAAAAACGAACATGGTGGATACTCTTGTGCTTGCAAAGCAGGATTCACGGGCAAAAACTGTGAACAAG cccCGTCGAAACCACTAG AATGCCGAAGCTACAAAAAGCTCGACACAGCAGACCGTGCCGCTGGGAGACCGAGGGGTAACGTCCTCAAATGTGATCAGAAAGAGATCCTAACCAAGGCCTGGTACCGATTTGAAGGCGCCGCCGGGTCTGCCATGCCTACATCGCTCGTCCCTATCAACAGATGTGGTACCCACGCTCCGGGCTGGATGGAGGGATCACACCCAACAGTTGCAGAGGGTATTGTCGTCCGTAAAGTCTGTTATCACTGGAGTGGTAAAACCTGCCATTGGAACAACGCTATTCGCGTCAGAAACTGTGGGGGTTTTTACGTGTACGAGCTCAACAGACCGCCTGTCTGTCATCTTCGTTACTGTGGCAACGCGGAATTTG ATGTGAATGAATGCAGCAAAAATCCGTGCAAAAATGGCGGAGTATGCAAAAACGAACATGGTGGATACTCTTGTGCTTGCAAAGTAGGATTCACGGGCAAAAACTGTGAACAAG ATGTGAATGAATGCAGCGTAAACCCGTGCAAAAATGGCGGAGTATGCAAAAACGAACATGGTGGATACTCTTGTGCTTGCAAAGCAGGATTCACGGGCAAAAACTGTGAACAAG ATGTGAATGAATGCAGCGTAAACCCGTGCAAAAATGGCGGAGTATGCAAAAACGAACATGGTGGATACTCTTGTGCTTGCAAAGCAGGATTCACGGGCAAAAACTGTGAACAAG cccCGTCGAAACCACGAG AATGCCGAAGCTACAAAAAGCTCGACACAGCAGACCGTGCCGCTGGGAGACCGAGGGGTAACGTCCTCAAATGTGATCAGAAAGAGATCCTAACCAAGGCCTGGTACCGATTTGAAGGCGCCGCCGGGTCTGCCATGCCTACATCGCTCGTCCCTATCAACAGATGTGGTACCCACGCTCCGGGCTGGATGGAGGGATCACACCCAACAGTTGCAGAGGGTATTGTCGTCCGTAAAGTCTGTTATCACTGGAGTGGTAAAACCTGCCATTGGAACAACGCTATTCGCGTCAGAAACTGTGGGGGGTTTTACGTGTACGAGCTCAACAGACCGCCTGTCTGTCATCTTCGTTACTGTGGCAACGCGGAATTTG ATGTGAATGAATGCAGCATAAACCCGTGCAAAAATGGCGGTGTATGCAAAAACGAACATGGTGGATACTCTTGTGCTTGCAAAGCAGGATTCACGGGCAAAAACTGTGAACAAG ATGTGAATGAATGCAGCGTAAACCCGTGCAAAAATGGCGGAGTATGCAAAAACGAACATGGTGGATACTCTTGTGCTTGCAAAGCAGGATTCACGGGCAAAAACTGTGAACAAG cccCGTCGAAACCACGAG AATGCCGAAGCTACAAAAAGCTCGACACAGCAGACCGTGCCGCTGGGAGACCGAGGGGTAACGTCCTCAAATGTGATCAGAAAGAGATCCTAACCAAGGCCTGGTACCGATTTGAAGGCGCCGCCGGGTCTGCCATGCCTACATCGCTCGTCCCTATCAACAGATGTGGTACCCACGCTCCGGGCTGGATGGAGGGATCACACCCAACAGTTGCAGAGGGTATTGTCGTCCGTAAAGTCTGTTATCACTGGAGTGGTAAAACCTGCCATTGGAACAACGCTATTCGCGTCAGAAACTGTGGGGGGTTTTACGTGTACGAGCTCAACAGACCGCCTGTCTGTCATCTTCGTTACTGTGGCAACGCGGAATTTG ATGTGAATGAATGCAGCATAAACCCGTGCAAAAATGGCGGTGTATGCAAAAACGAACATGGTGGATACTCTTGTGCTTGCAAAGCAGGATTCACGGGCAAAAACTGTGAACAAG ATGTGAATGAATGCAGCGTAAACCCGTGCAAAAATGGCGGAGTATGCAAAAACGAACATGGTGGATACTCTTGTGCTTGCAAAGCAGGATTCACGGGCAAAAACTGTGAACAAG cccCGTCGAAACCACTAG AATGCCGAAGCTACAAAAAGCTCGACACAGCAGACCGTGCAGCTGGGAGACCGAGGGGTAACGTCCTCAAATGTGATCAGAAAGAGATCCTAACCAAGGCCTGGTACCGATTTGAAGGCGCCGCCGGGTCTGCCATGCCTACATCGCTCGTCCCTATCAACAGATGTGGTACCCACGCCCCGGGCTGGATGGAGGGATCACACCCAACAGTTGCAGAGGGTATTGTCACCCGTAAAGTCTGTTATCACTGGAGTGGTAAAACCTGCCATTGGAACAACGCTATTCGCGTCAGAAACTGTGGGGGGTTTTACGTGTACGAGCTCAACAGACCGCCTGTCTGTCATCTTCGTTACTGTGGCAACGCGGAATTTG aaacatgCAGTTCTAAACCGTGTAAGAATGGAGGAACTTGTCGTGAGGTCAATGGAGCATATAGTTGCACGTGCAAGAGTGGATTTACTGGGAAAAACTGCGAACAAG ATGTGAATGAATGCAGCAAAAACCCGTGCAAAAATGGCGGAGTGTGCAAAAACGAACATGGTGGATACTCTTGTGCTTGCAAAGTAGGATTTACGGGCAAAATCTGTGAACAAG ATGTGAACGAATGCAGCGAAAACCCGTGCAAAAATGGCGGAGTGTGCAAAAACGAACATGGTGGATACTCTTGTGCTTGCAAAGCAGGATTCACGGGCAAAAACTGTGAACAAG ATGTAAATGAATGCAGCGAAAACCCGTGCAAAAATGGCGGAGTATGCAAAAACGAACATGGCGGATACTCTTGCGCTTGCAAAGCAGGATTTACGGGCAAAAACTGCGAACAAG ATGTGAATGAATGCAGCAAAAATCCGTGCCAAAATGGCGGAGTATGCAAAAACGAACATGGCGGATACTCTTGCGCTTGCAAAGCAGGATTCACGGGCAAAATCTGCGAACAAG ATGTGAATGAATGCAACAAAAATCCGTGCCAAAATGGCGGAGTATGCAAAAACGAACATGGGGGATACTCTTGCACTTGCAAAGCAGGATTCACGGGCAAAAACTGCGAACAAG ATGTAAATGAATGCAGCAAATATCCGTGCCAAAATGGCGGGGTATGCAAAAACGAACATGGCGGATACTCTTGCGCTTGCAAAGCAGAATTCACTGGCAAAAACTGCGAACAAG ATGTGAATGAATGCAGCAAAAACCCGTGCAAAAATGGCGGAGTATGCAAAAACGAACATGGGGGATACTCTTGCACTTGCAAAGCAGGATTCACGGGCAAAACCTGCGAACAAG ATGTGAATGAATGCAGCAAAAACCCGTGCAAAAATGGCGGAGTATGCAAAAACGAACATGGCGGATACTCTTGCGCTTGCAAAGCAGAATTCACGGGCAAAAACTGCGAACAAG ATGTGAATGAATGCAGCAAAAACCCGTGCAAAAATGGCGGAGTATGCAAAAACGAACATGGCGGATACTCTTGCACTTGCAAAGCAGGATTTACGGGCAAAATCTGTGAACAAG ATGTGAATGAATGCAGCAAAAACCCGTGCAAAAATGGCGGAGTATGCAAAAACGAACATGGTGGACACTCTTGCACCTGCAAAGCAGGATTTACGGGCAAAAACTGTGAACAAG ATGTAAATGAATGCAGCAAAAACCCGTGCAAAAATGGCGGAGTATGCAAAAACGAACATGGCGGATACTCTTGCACTTGCAAGGCGGGATTTACGGGCAAGAACTGCGAACAAG ATGTGAATGAATGCAGCACAAATCCGTGCCAAAATGGCGGAGTATGCAAAAACGAACATGGCGGATACTCTTGCGTTTGTAAGGCAGGTTTTACGGGAAAAAACTGCGAACAGG ATGTTGACGAATGTGCCGGCGTCAACCCGTGTCATCATGGCGGAGTCTGCTCTAACAGCCATGGAGGATACAGTTGTAAATGCGCGTCCGGGTACACCGGAAAGAACTGCGAACAAG ATAAAAATGAGTGTAAGGTGAATCCATGCTTGAATAATGGCAAGTGTATCAACACTCCGGGAAGCTACAAGTGCAACTGCATCGATGAGTACACCGGGAAACATTGTGAAACGG aACCTCAAGAACCGGGAGCAC CCAAGTACAAGGAGCTTGGATGCTACAAGGACAACGGCAACGACAAAAACAAGCCGAGACGAACTATCCCTGAAATGATTGCAAATTTTAGACCACAAATCGACTGGCATGACATGAGCAAGACTGTTAACGAATGTGCTAAACACGCCAAAGAAAAAGG GTACGAGATTTTCGGAGTTCAATTCTACGGTGAATGCTACAGTGGTCCTACTGCTGAGATAGACTATGAACGAGATGGCAAGGCGGAAAGGGGAAAGTGCTGGGCCGGTGTAGGGGGTCCTAGCACTAACATGGTATACAGGATTGAATAA